The following proteins are encoded in a genomic region of Leptospira fainei serovar Hurstbridge str. BUT 6:
- a CDS encoding ACT domain-containing protein has protein sequence MIEFNYKEEYGVYRVTLKTSETAPGTLHKMVKAMFFMGFEILSGDIRTVKEGESLISYDEFLLRSDETDSRIKASKLGILMSSVFSDEKVLEEMIQTSSEIDIRNTFYLSKDSQLEFEDLPDGSATKFYLEAPDRKGLLYFVTGVLKDLGINILSGEVRTDGATNKALDTFLLTDSRTETGFAGSSVEERVRRYILQSSLNQV, from the coding sequence ATGATCGAATTCAACTATAAAGAAGAATATGGGGTTTATCGGGTTACGCTAAAGACGTCAGAAACCGCCCCCGGTACTCTTCATAAAATGGTTAAGGCCATGTTTTTTATGGGATTTGAGATCCTTTCCGGCGATATTCGGACCGTAAAGGAAGGCGAATCCCTTATTAGCTACGATGAATTTCTTTTGCGCTCCGATGAGACGGATTCGCGAATTAAGGCTTCGAAGCTGGGTATTCTTATGTCTTCGGTTTTTTCCGACGAGAAAGTTTTGGAAGAAATGATCCAAACATCTAGCGAAATTGATATTCGAAACACATTCTATCTGAGTAAGGACTCTCAACTGGAATTCGAAGATCTTCCGGATGGTTCCGCAACGAAATTTTATTTGGAAGCGCCGGATAGAAAGGGTCTTCTCTATTTTGTGACCGGTGTTTTGAAGGATTTAGGAATCAATATTCTTTCCGGCGAGGTTCGGACCGACGGGGCGACTAATAAAGCTCTGGATACTTTCCTGTTAACCGACTCGCGTACAGAGACTGGCTTTGCAGGATCCTCCGTGGAAGAGCGCGTTCGAAGATATATCCTTCAAAGTAGTTTAAACCAAGTTTGA
- a CDS encoding HD-GYP domain-containing protein codes for MDASKDLQKFDFTEEVIQHFRENRIIPVDFYNKNGQILIHKKDMASGDDINRLQKFEKQGIYFLTAEIGKIRPGSGRRNSSLDPTFEKLIDPELTINLTKGASDLLQEIKKYPISGANIKDVGKSIDSILEDFKSSPNMETGLINILEVMSNVGAPVDSEVLTKRTVLAMAMKVRTAKAFTKADMDIKKSEQMNLMMASYLADIGYTQMKIPTHANLKAEELEYIKNHPIISYLMIANIPELEDTVKTIVLNHHRPHKGEGLNNNYPQAKLLVQKLQGYREKYKDDYRKTLLVSDIQKQVKIILTNALSYDDIGMLSIAGEFASLTTAQPWRNPMDAVKALKLILNNSFFAYNEKTLKDFYDHVGLSLCENQPFLKIGDYVIVASQDSNRKVFFEICVIRESYKNSIRPMLERIGTIKPTFANNGKIRISGFEKTSLNLDKRRAIFNLERNADPRRIIYLVDPEIDEEFFDFLDKKARDFLSPKSTATDSDETVKAPVS; via the coding sequence ATGGACGCGTCCAAGGATTTACAGAAATTCGATTTTACCGAAGAGGTAATCCAGCATTTCCGCGAAAATAGGATTATCCCGGTAGACTTTTATAACAAGAACGGACAAATCCTGATCCATAAAAAAGATATGGCTTCGGGAGACGATATCAATCGCCTTCAAAAATTCGAAAAACAAGGCATCTATTTTTTAACGGCGGAAATCGGTAAGATACGTCCCGGCTCAGGAAGAAGAAATTCATCCTTGGACCCTACTTTCGAAAAGCTGATAGATCCCGAACTCACGATCAATTTAACAAAGGGTGCGTCGGATCTCCTACAAGAGATTAAAAAGTATCCGATATCCGGCGCGAACATTAAAGACGTCGGAAAATCCATCGATTCTATATTAGAAGATTTTAAATCTTCGCCCAATATGGAAACCGGTCTTATTAATATTCTCGAGGTCATGTCCAACGTGGGCGCGCCTGTCGACTCGGAGGTCCTTACTAAAAGAACCGTGTTGGCGATGGCGATGAAAGTTAGGACGGCAAAAGCTTTTACGAAGGCCGACATGGATATTAAGAAATCCGAACAAATGAATTTAATGATGGCGTCTTATCTGGCGGATATCGGTTATACGCAGATGAAAATTCCGACCCATGCAAATTTAAAAGCGGAGGAACTGGAATATATTAAGAATCATCCTATTATTAGTTACTTGATGATAGCGAATATTCCGGAATTGGAGGACACGGTAAAAACGATCGTTTTGAACCATCACCGCCCTCACAAAGGCGAAGGACTAAACAATAATTATCCGCAGGCAAAACTACTCGTACAAAAACTTCAAGGCTATCGTGAAAAATATAAAGATGACTATAGAAAGACGCTGCTCGTAAGCGATATTCAAAAACAAGTTAAGATTATCCTGACGAACGCACTTAGCTATGACGATATAGGAATGCTTTCGATTGCCGGGGAATTTGCCTCCTTAACGACTGCTCAGCCTTGGAGAAATCCGATGGACGCGGTTAAGGCTTTGAAGTTGATCTTAAACAATAGTTTCTTTGCGTACAATGAAAAAACTCTAAAAGATTTTTACGATCATGTCGGGCTTTCTCTCTGCGAAAATCAACCGTTTCTGAAAATCGGTGACTACGTGATAGTCGCATCCCAGGATTCAAATCGCAAAGTTTTCTTCGAAATTTGCGTGATTAGGGAGTCTTATAAGAATTCTATCCGTCCTATGCTAGAGCGAATAGGGACGATAAAACCGACCTTTGCAAATAACGGAAAGATCAGGATTTCAGGCTTCGAGAAAACGAGTTTGAATTTAGACAAACGCAGGGCAATTTTTAATCTAGAACGAAACGCAGATCCGAGGCGGATCATTTATCTGGTAGATCCGGAAATCGACGAAGAATTTTTCGATTTCTTGGATAAGAAAGCGCGTGATTTTCTATCCCCTAAGTCAACTGCAACCGATAGCGACGAAACCGTCAAAGCTCCGGTTTCTTAA
- a CDS encoding HD-GYP domain-containing protein: MNQSSNFSNSGDPTRLERFEFNEDVIRRFKEEKTIPVDFYNKNGQILIHRKNNASEADINRLQKFEAQGIYFLISERDKVTIKFDLPDSVHGRKVSFIKLVNPELTVKMAMDASSLLKELRDYPLNGNHVKKVTKAINEILEDFASSSDMEMGLLNVIEVMKGAGVETDSEILTKRTVISMAMKLRGLKALSNKDSEISKNQQINLMMASYMVDIGKSRMKLPIHKDLSQEEFEYVKNHPIISYLMIANLSTIQPQVKSAVLNSHRPYKGEGLNNNYPQTAFLLQKLLGYYEKYKDDPTRTILVDDLQRQIQHLQSNTYSDDDPSIISISGEFASLSSKQDWREAYDSITSMKIILNNSFFSYNEKVVKDFFDFMALSLCENRSVLNPGDYVIVVSSDSQRKIHFETCVIKEINRNQTRPLLERIGSIRPILTNKGKIRIAGYDRKSFSPDRRKAIFNLGNAVDPRRVVYMIAPELDPPLFDLIDRNYRQTAPKSVA; this comes from the coding sequence ATGAACCAGTCCTCCAATTTTTCAAACTCAGGTGATCCCACAAGATTAGAGCGCTTCGAATTTAATGAAGACGTTATTCGTCGCTTTAAAGAAGAAAAAACGATTCCGGTCGATTTTTACAATAAGAACGGACAAATTCTTATTCACAGAAAGAATAATGCTTCCGAGGCGGATATCAATCGCCTTCAGAAATTCGAGGCCCAAGGGATTTATTTTCTCATATCTGAGAGAGATAAAGTAACCATAAAATTCGACCTTCCCGATTCCGTTCATGGTCGAAAAGTATCATTCATAAAATTAGTTAATCCTGAACTTACGGTAAAAATGGCTATGGACGCGTCGTCTTTACTGAAAGAGCTTCGAGACTATCCGTTGAACGGTAATCACGTAAAAAAAGTTACAAAAGCGATCAACGAAATTCTCGAAGATTTTGCGTCAAGCTCCGATATGGAAATGGGATTATTAAACGTAATCGAAGTTATGAAAGGCGCGGGAGTTGAGACTGATTCGGAAATTCTCACAAAGCGTACGGTCATTTCCATGGCGATGAAGCTGAGAGGATTAAAGGCCCTTTCAAACAAAGATTCGGAAATTTCAAAGAATCAACAAATCAACCTGATGATGGCATCATACATGGTTGATATCGGTAAATCTAGGATGAAGTTACCGATCCATAAAGATCTAAGTCAGGAAGAATTCGAATACGTGAAGAACCATCCGATCATTAGCTACCTGATGATCGCGAATTTAAGTACGATTCAGCCGCAGGTTAAGTCGGCCGTGCTAAATAGCCATAGGCCGTATAAAGGGGAGGGTTTGAATAATAATTATCCTCAGACTGCCTTTTTGCTTCAAAAACTTCTGGGGTACTATGAAAAATACAAGGATGATCCGACTAGAACGATATTGGTGGACGACCTACAAAGACAGATTCAGCATTTGCAATCGAATACCTATAGCGACGATGATCCGTCAATAATATCTATCTCCGGCGAATTCGCTTCTTTAAGTTCGAAGCAGGATTGGAGAGAAGCGTACGACTCGATCACATCGATGAAGATCATTCTGAATAATAGTTTCTTTTCTTATAATGAGAAAGTAGTGAAGGATTTTTTCGATTTTATGGCATTAAGTTTGTGCGAAAATCGAAGCGTTCTAAATCCAGGCGATTACGTTATCGTAGTTTCTTCGGATTCCCAGCGCAAAATCCATTTCGAGACCTGCGTTATCAAAGAAATTAATCGAAATCAAACTCGTCCTCTTTTGGAACGAATCGGATCGATTCGACCGATCCTAACCAACAAAGGAAAAATTCGCATAGCGGGATATGATCGGAAATCGTTTAGTCCTGATCGACGGAAAGCGATTTTTAATCTAGGAAACGCAGTGGATCCAAGGCGCGTGGTTTATATGATAGCTCCGGAATTAGATCCTCCATTATTTGATCTTATCGATAGGAACTACAGGCAAACCGCTCCGAAATCTGTCGCTTAA
- the aroC gene encoding chorismate synthase, with protein MPSSWGKVFRISTFGESHGESVGVVIEGVPAGIPIRLEEIQKDLNRRRPGQSNLTTPRDESDTVRVVSGVFEGKTIGSPIALIVNNQNTISKDYENLRDTFRPSHADYTYQAKYGFRAHVGGGRSSVRETIARVAAGAIARLILEDDLGIKTVAWVDTIGIIESQLAEDQYPKTREIVDGNEVRCPDIAAAEKMRSLILKMKEEGDSVGGIIRCASYNLPPGLGDPVYDKLDGDIAKAILSIPACKGFEVGSGFSGTQLTGSKHNDEFYVEESTGRVRTRTNNSGGLQGGISNGETLVIRAAFKPTSTIFKKQNTVNLAGKETVLEAKGRHDPCVLPRAVPIVEAAVNLVLVDAYLYQRAMNPQWFKKWAKIPSYYNELKF; from the coding sequence ATGCCTTCAAGCTGGGGTAAAGTATTTCGCATTAGCACATTCGGGGAATCGCACGGTGAGTCTGTCGGAGTCGTCATTGAAGGAGTTCCTGCCGGGATTCCAATTCGATTGGAGGAAATCCAAAAAGACCTGAATCGTCGGCGACCGGGTCAAAGCAATTTAACAACGCCTAGAGATGAATCGGATACCGTTCGCGTAGTGTCCGGAGTTTTCGAAGGAAAGACGATCGGAAGTCCGATCGCATTAATCGTTAATAACCAAAATACAATTTCCAAGGATTACGAAAATCTACGGGATACGTTTCGACCTTCCCATGCGGATTATACGTATCAGGCTAAATACGGTTTTCGTGCACACGTAGGCGGAGGCCGTTCTTCCGTTCGGGAAACTATCGCTCGAGTTGCGGCCGGGGCAATAGCTAGATTGATACTGGAAGACGATCTCGGCATCAAGACAGTCGCTTGGGTGGACACAATCGGAATCATCGAGTCTCAGCTTGCGGAAGACCAATATCCTAAAACGAGAGAGATCGTCGACGGTAACGAGGTTCGATGCCCTGATATTGCTGCAGCCGAAAAAATGAGATCTCTGATTCTGAAAATGAAAGAAGAAGGAGATAGCGTGGGCGGAATTATCCGCTGCGCATCCTATAATTTACCTCCAGGGTTAGGCGATCCTGTTTACGATAAATTGGATGGGGATATTGCTAAGGCTATTTTGTCCATTCCGGCTTGTAAAGGTTTTGAAGTCGGTTCCGGTTTTTCCGGAACTCAACTAACTGGGAGCAAGCATAACGACGAATTTTACGTCGAGGAAAGTACTGGACGAGTTCGCACTCGTACAAATAACTCGGGCGGATTGCAGGGCGGTATTTCCAATGGGGAAACTTTGGTGATTCGCGCAGCGTTTAAGCCGACTTCTACGATCTTTAAAAAGCAAAATACCGTGAACCTTGCCGGAAAGGAGACGGTCTTAGAGGCAAAAGGGAGACATGATCCCTGCGTTCTGCCTAGGGCCGTTCCCATCGTCGAAGCGGCAGTAAATTTGGTTCTAGTAGATGCCTATCTGTACCAAAGGGCAATGAATCCGCAATGGTTCAAAAAATGGGCAAAAATTCCTTCCTACTATAACGAATTGAAATTCTAA
- a CDS encoding 2Fe-2S iron-sulfur cluster-binding protein, protein MVKIKIDGIEYEVDEKKNLISAAKDAGVDIPFFCFHPKLSVVGMCRMCLIEIEGIPRLQVACNTKVVEGLSIVTNSARVKEAREGTMEFLLANHPLDCPVCDKAGECQLQDNSFNEGKGNSRFTLEKRNIPQEEIGTNLIINHNRCIVCYRCVRFEEELVGESNLGLFERGYHSIIGLAKEEPISHNYQGALADICPVGALLNNKTLFKSRVWWYKSEESICPGCSTGCKTYTNVRDNKMYRYMPRIDEEKDQYFLCDKGRFDVDWLNNNRLFAYYKDGNPSTSIEVLDAIALKISEARKVAILGGSHESDQNLRSIKKSLEKTGIPFSAEARVSTSQYKDPEQIDFQYTTDAHPNTKGAVDANFISGSDLESLISSISKEEYDVVFVIKENVSEILGRIKPKTLVVLETNLTEGISHANFGIPIKTFAEQTGSFTNKKGWNQTFNKSMEPPKGLLSSGEFFSELVDRVVELRTGKKEAAIGNR, encoded by the coding sequence GTGGTCAAGATAAAGATAGACGGGATCGAGTACGAGGTCGACGAAAAGAAGAATTTGATCTCGGCAGCGAAAGATGCCGGAGTTGATATTCCTTTTTTCTGCTTTCATCCGAAATTATCCGTAGTCGGTATGTGCCGGATGTGTCTCATCGAGATTGAGGGTATTCCTCGGCTTCAAGTCGCGTGCAACACGAAAGTCGTGGAAGGTCTTTCCATCGTGACCAACAGCGCGAGAGTGAAGGAAGCGAGAGAAGGGACGATGGAGTTCCTGCTCGCAAACCACCCTCTTGATTGCCCCGTTTGCGATAAAGCGGGAGAATGTCAGCTACAGGATAATTCTTTCAATGAAGGAAAGGGAAATTCAAGATTCACTCTTGAAAAACGTAATATTCCACAGGAAGAAATAGGAACGAACTTAATCATCAATCATAATCGTTGCATAGTATGCTATCGATGTGTTCGATTTGAAGAGGAATTGGTGGGCGAATCGAATCTCGGATTGTTCGAACGAGGCTACCACTCGATTATCGGTTTAGCTAAGGAAGAACCGATTTCTCATAATTACCAGGGAGCCCTCGCCGATATCTGCCCTGTCGGAGCTTTATTAAACAATAAGACGCTTTTTAAATCGAGAGTATGGTGGTATAAATCGGAAGAGTCGATCTGCCCCGGATGCAGCACCGGTTGCAAGACTTATACGAACGTACGCGATAATAAAATGTACCGTTATATGCCGCGAATCGATGAGGAAAAAGATCAATACTTCCTTTGTGATAAAGGACGGTTCGACGTCGATTGGCTGAATAATAATCGCCTCTTCGCTTATTATAAAGACGGAAATCCGAGCACTAGTATCGAAGTACTGGATGCGATCGCATTGAAAATCTCCGAAGCGCGCAAAGTCGCAATCCTTGGCGGCAGTCACGAATCCGATCAAAACCTTCGATCGATCAAAAAATCATTGGAAAAAACCGGGATACCGTTCTCGGCGGAAGCTCGCGTCTCGACTTCGCAATATAAGGATCCGGAGCAAATTGATTTTCAATATACGACGGATGCTCATCCTAATACGAAAGGAGCTGTTGATGCGAATTTTATCTCGGGATCCGACTTGGAATCGTTGATTTCTTCGATTTCAAAAGAAGAATACGATGTCGTCTTTGTGATTAAGGAAAATGTTTCGGAGATATTGGGCCGAATAAAACCAAAGACGTTGGTAGTTTTAGAAACGAATCTGACTGAAGGAATTTCGCATGCGAACTTCGGAATTCCGATCAAGACTTTTGCCGAGCAGACCGGTAGTTTTACGAATAAGAAGGGTTGGAATCAGACGTTTAATAAGTCGATGGAACCCCCTAAAGGATTACTTTCTTCGGGAGAATTCTTTTCCGAACTAGTCGATCGCGTCGTCGAATTGCGTACAGGGAAAAAGGAGGCTGCAATTGGGAACCGTTAA
- a CDS encoding NuoI/complex I 23 kDa subunit family protein, giving the protein MGTVNVVNVAAKHKLAWYQKLYSYSIGKGLWITLKHFIKAAFLKGAVTLEFPEKRRKYSTRFRGMHSMKRDEQGRERCTSCFCCMWICPADAIHIEAGLVTPEIQHLHPEDKFAKKFEIDLLRCIFCGLCEEACPKGAIYLDGPAEMAADNREDLILTKERMMEKIGGPILGERK; this is encoded by the coding sequence TTGGGAACCGTTAACGTCGTAAACGTAGCAGCGAAGCATAAACTCGCTTGGTACCAAAAACTTTACTCATATTCGATCGGAAAAGGTTTATGGATCACTTTAAAACATTTTATCAAAGCCGCTTTTCTTAAAGGTGCGGTAACTCTCGAATTTCCGGAAAAAAGGAGAAAATATTCCACGCGCTTTCGCGGAATGCATAGCATGAAACGCGACGAGCAGGGCAGAGAGAGATGCACGAGTTGTTTCTGTTGCATGTGGATTTGTCCTGCGGATGCGATTCATATCGAAGCCGGGTTGGTAACGCCCGAGATTCAACACCTTCATCCTGAAGATAAATTTGCGAAGAAATTTGAAATTGATCTTCTTCGTTGTATTTTTTGCGGCTTATGCGAAGAGGCCTGTCCTAAAGGCGCCATCTATTTGGATGGACCGGCTGAAATGGCGGCGGACAATCGGGAAGATTTAATTCTTACGAAGGAACGAATGATGGAAAAGATTGGCGGTCCGATTCTCGGTGAGAGAAAATAA
- a CDS encoding DUF433 domain-containing protein, with protein sequence MDKTLFYQERIVSHPSVCGGKPVIKGTSIRVLEILDMVFLGFGLQEILGEYPQLLEEDVRACLHYASKRLHSPLLEKALSQGWVDNRDQPVQICGE encoded by the coding sequence ATGGATAAAACTCTTTTTTACCAAGAAAGAATCGTCTCGCATCCTTCCGTTTGTGGCGGGAAACCGGTAATAAAAGGAACTTCGATACGCGTTTTAGAAATATTGGATATGGTGTTTCTTGGATTCGGCCTGCAAGAAATCTTAGGTGAATATCCTCAACTCCTCGAAGAGGATGTAAGAGCCTGTCTGCACTACGCTTCGAAAAGATTACATTCGCCTCTTTTAGAGAAAGCTCTCAGTCAAGGCTGGGTTGATAATCGGGATCAGCCTGTTCAAATATGCGGTGAATAA
- a CDS encoding RNA polymerase sigma factor: MEGLSQQEFSKYYESSRNTVYHFLLKLSGNPEIAEDLTQETFLKAYEVMDRFDPSRGSFSSWSCTIGKNLYFKLFNRSKKESNNISINIDNFPELSAGNDKDPSEIEKKNLNSFLKEGISRLPEPEKSIILLKELEKKTLRETAEALKISERTVSRRLLSAFRILRTFLEENGIEPI; this comes from the coding sequence ATGGAAGGACTTTCTCAACAGGAATTTTCGAAATATTATGAATCTTCTAGGAATACCGTTTATCATTTTCTTCTGAAGCTTTCCGGTAATCCGGAAATTGCGGAAGACCTAACCCAAGAAACTTTTCTCAAAGCTTACGAGGTCATGGATAGGTTCGATCCTTCAAGAGGTAGTTTTTCCTCTTGGTCATGCACCATCGGCAAAAATCTCTATTTTAAACTCTTCAATCGTTCAAAGAAAGAGTCGAATAATATCTCTATCAATATTGATAATTTTCCGGAGCTTTCTGCCGGAAATGATAAAGATCCATCGGAAATTGAGAAAAAAAATTTGAATTCCTTTTTGAAAGAAGGAATTTCCCGTCTTCCCGAACCGGAAAAGAGTATAATATTATTAAAAGAATTAGAAAAAAAGACACTACGAGAGACCGCGGAAGCATTAAAAATTTCTGAAAGAACTGTCAGTCGAAGATTGTTAAGTGCATTCAGAATTTTGAGGACCTTTCTCGAGGAAAATGGGATCGAACCAATATGA
- a CDS encoding SAP domain-containing protein: MGKNQIIMNRPPFAKIKSVKEFEAHYWYREELRRTCADLDIPLYGTKVDLEERLKTYIRSGDVEQIRKQLKPKISASKRRQKSPPKKITLNSKILSDGIRFDAVFREFCRAYYGGKKFSFTKTMAEAVRDAEKSGNLNLTVADLLRIYENPPSAPRPEDTVLRWNRFVKDFHADRKTHVFKKKLNIAAFLWGKVRDRSGSKRYNSDLLSEFSTEIARIEGSKK, translated from the coding sequence ATGGGCAAGAATCAAATTATCATGAATCGACCGCCTTTCGCGAAGATAAAATCAGTAAAAGAATTCGAAGCACATTACTGGTATCGGGAAGAGCTTCGTCGTACATGCGCCGACTTAGACATTCCGCTCTACGGAACTAAAGTAGATCTGGAAGAGAGACTTAAAACGTATATTAGATCCGGCGATGTCGAGCAAATTCGAAAGCAACTGAAACCCAAAATTTCGGCTTCAAAACGAAGACAGAAAAGCCCGCCTAAAAAAATTACCCTCAATTCTAAAATACTTTCGGATGGAATAAGATTCGATGCCGTCTTTCGTGAATTCTGTCGAGCGTATTACGGCGGTAAAAAATTCTCCTTCACGAAAACGATGGCCGAAGCCGTACGTGATGCGGAAAAAAGCGGGAATCTAAATTTGACTGTTGCCGACTTACTGAGAATTTATGAAAATCCGCCTTCAGCCCCTCGTCCGGAGGACACAGTTCTAAGATGGAATCGATTCGTGAAAGACTTCCATGCAGATCGCAAAACCCATGTATTTAAGAAAAAACTGAACATTGCCGCTTTTCTTTGGGGAAAAGTAAGAGATCGCTCGGGAAGCAAACGATACAATTCGGATCTTTTATCGGAATTTTCTACGGAAATTGCACGGATAGAAGGATCTAAAAAGTAA